In one Buchnera aphidicola (Pemphigus immunis) genomic region, the following are encoded:
- the gap gene encoding type I glyceraldehyde-3-phosphate dehydrogenase, giving the protein MTIRVGINGFGRIGRVVFRMAQLRSDIEIVAINDILDPKYIGYMLKYDSTHGRFHKEIEVKDNLLIIDHKNIYLSSEKNPTKLMWKSLKIDVVVESTGIFLTQESAYQHIIAGAKKVVITGPSKDDTPMFVRGANFNKYAGQKIVSNASCTTNCLAPLAKIINDKFTILEGLMTTVHATTATQKTVDSPSHKDWRGGRSALQNIIPSSTGAAIAVGKVLPELNGKLTGIAFRIPTPNVSVVDLTIRQKKSASYEEICKIIKDASENEMKGIIGYTEDDVVSTDFNGEVLTSIFDAKAGLALNNNFFKLISWYDNESGYSSKVLDLVALIAS; this is encoded by the coding sequence ATGACTATTAGAGTAGGAATAAACGGTTTTGGACGTATAGGAAGAGTAGTATTTCGTATGGCTCAACTACGTTCCGATATTGAAATAGTAGCTATTAATGATATTTTAGATCCAAAATATATCGGATATATGTTGAAATATGATTCCACTCACGGAAGATTTCATAAAGAAATAGAAGTGAAAGATAACCTTTTAATAATAGATCATAAAAACATTTATCTTTCTTCAGAAAAAAATCCCACCAAATTGATGTGGAAATCATTAAAAATTGATGTTGTTGTAGAATCTACAGGAATCTTCTTAACTCAAGAAAGTGCTTACCAACATATTATTGCTGGTGCAAAAAAAGTAGTGATTACAGGACCTTCTAAAGATGACACTCCAATGTTTGTTAGAGGTGCTAATTTTAACAAATATGCTGGTCAAAAAATTGTTTCTAATGCATCATGTACTACTAATTGTCTAGCTCCACTTGCTAAAATAATAAATGATAAATTCACTATTCTTGAAGGATTAATGACAACAGTTCATGCTACTACTGCTACTCAAAAAACAGTAGATAGTCCCTCTCATAAAGATTGGAGAGGAGGAAGAAGTGCTTTACAAAATATTATTCCTTCTTCAACAGGTGCAGCTATAGCAGTAGGTAAAGTATTACCTGAACTAAATGGAAAATTAACAGGAATTGCATTCCGAATTCCAACACCCAACGTTTCCGTTGTTGATTTAACAATTCGTCAAAAAAAATCAGCTAGTTATGAAGAAATTTGCAAAATAATTAAAGATGCTTCAGAAAATGAAATGAAAGGTATCATTGGTTATACAGAAGATGATGTTGTATCGACAGATTTTAACGGAGAAGTGTTAACATCAATTTTTGATGCAAAAGCAGGATTAGCCTTGAATAATAATTTCTTTAAACTAATTTCTTGGTATGATAATGAAAGTGGTTATTCTAGCAAAGTTTTAGATTT